The Chryseobacterium indicum genome contains a region encoding:
- the lepA gene encoding translation elongation factor 4, protein MKNIRNFCIIAHIDHGKSTLADRLLEYTNTVTQRELQSQTLDDMDLEKERGITIKSHAIQMDYEYKGEKYILNLIDTPGHVDFSYEVSRSIAACEGALLIVDAAQSIQAQTISNLYLALENDLTIIPILNKIDLPSANPEEVTDEIMNLIGCDYEDVLRVSGKTGEGVHHLLEQIVERIPAPVGDPDAPLQALIFDSVYNPFRGIEAYFKVVNGSISKNEKIKFFATGKEYGADEVGTLKLKQVPKKSVECGDVGYLVSGIKDAREVKVGDTITSFEKPAAGPIEGFEEVKPMVFAGIYPIDSEDFEELRFSLEKLRLNDASLVFEPESSAALGFGFRCGFLGMLHMEIVQERLDREFNMNVITTVPNVSYFGYTKKEPEVPIMINNPSEMMDPTTMDRVEEPYIKASIITKSDFVGSVMTLCIEKRGEIVNQSYLTSDRVELIFNMPLAEVVFDFYDRLKSISKGYASFDYHPIGFRASKLVKMDILINGDMVDALSSLIHDSNAYHIGKKMCEKLRELIPRQQFDIAVQAALGTKVIARETIKALRKDVTAKCYGGDISRKRKLLEKQKEGKKKMKQIGRVEVPQSAFMAVLKLND, encoded by the coding sequence ATGAAAAACATACGAAATTTTTGCATAATCGCCCACATAGACCACGGTAAAAGTACTTTGGCGGATCGTCTTTTGGAATATACCAATACGGTGACTCAGAGAGAACTGCAGTCTCAGACACTGGATGATATGGATTTGGAGAAAGAACGTGGAATTACCATTAAATCCCACGCGATCCAGATGGATTATGAATATAAAGGAGAAAAATATATTTTAAACCTTATTGATACACCGGGACACGTAGATTTTTCTTACGAAGTTTCCCGTTCCATTGCTGCCTGCGAAGGAGCGCTTCTTATTGTAGATGCAGCACAGAGTATTCAGGCACAGACGATTAGTAATTTATATCTGGCACTGGAAAACGATTTAACCATCATTCCTATTCTGAATAAAATAGATCTTCCTTCCGCAAACCCTGAAGAAGTAACCGACGAAATCATGAACCTGATCGGTTGCGACTATGAAGATGTTTTAAGAGTTTCCGGTAAAACAGGAGAAGGAGTTCACCATTTGCTTGAGCAGATTGTAGAAAGAATTCCGGCTCCGGTAGGAGATCCGGATGCGCCGCTTCAGGCTTTGATCTTTGATTCGGTTTACAACCCGTTCAGAGGAATTGAGGCTTACTTCAAAGTGGTAAACGGAAGTATTTCTAAGAACGAAAAAATTAAATTCTTCGCAACCGGAAAAGAATACGGAGCTGATGAGGTTGGAACACTGAAATTGAAACAGGTTCCTAAGAAATCGGTAGAATGTGGAGATGTAGGATATCTGGTTTCCGGAATTAAAGATGCTAGAGAAGTAAAAGTAGGGGATACAATCACTTCTTTTGAAAAACCTGCAGCCGGACCGATTGAAGGTTTCGAGGAAGTGAAACCAATGGTTTTCGCCGGAATTTATCCGATTGACTCTGAAGATTTTGAAGAACTGAGATTCTCTCTTGAAAAATTAAGACTGAATGATGCTTCTCTGGTTTTTGAACCTGAAAGCTCTGCAGCGCTTGGTTTTGGTTTCCGTTGCGGATTCTTAGGAATGCTTCACATGGAAATCGTTCAGGAAAGACTCGACAGAGAGTTCAACATGAACGTAATTACCACGGTTCCCAACGTATCTTACTTCGGATATACCAAAAAAGAACCTGAAGTTCCGATTATGATTAATAACCCTTCGGAAATGATGGATCCTACTACGATGGACAGAGTAGAAGAACCTTATATCAAAGCTTCTATCATTACAAAATCTGATTTTGTAGGTTCTGTAATGACACTTTGTATCGAAAAAAGAGGGGAAATCGTTAACCAGAGTTACCTGACTTCAGACAGAGTAGAATTAATTTTCAATATGCCTTTGGCTGAGGTGGTTTTCGACTTCTACGACAGGCTAAAATCCATTTCTAAAGGGTATGCTTCATTCGATTATCATCCGATCGGTTTCAGAGCTTCCAAGCTTGTAAAAATGGATATCCTGATCAACGGAGATATGGTAGATGCTTTATCTTCATTGATTCACGATTCGAACGCCTATCACATCGGTAAGAAAATGTGTGAAAAGCTTCGTGAGCTGATCCCAAGACAGCAGTTTGATATTGCCGTTCAGGCAGCTTTAGGAACGAAAGTTATTGCAAGAGAAACCATTAAAGCGTTAAGAAAAGACGTTACCGCAAAATGTTACGGAGGAGATATTTCCAGAAAACGTAAACTTTTGGAAAAGCAGAAAGAAGGTAAAAAGAAAATGAAGCAGATTGGTAGGGTAGAAGTACCGCAATCGGCGTTTATGGCTGTTTTGAAGCTGAATGACTAG
- a CDS encoding NUDIX hydrolase: protein MESPKKLQDIKVAVDAVIFGYFDKKDLQILLIKRNIEPFKGGWALPGGLVLDDENLDDAVKRELHEEAGIKPDFLEQLYTFGNVGRDPRNRVVSIAYLGLVNPSYHELFADSDAEDAQWFSVNQLPKLAFDHQSIIDIALKRLRTKIQYQPIGFNLLNDEFAFSDLENLYKTIIGKEIDRRNFRKKIMSYGLLNETNNLKKEGSGRPGKLFTFNQEKYRELEEQGFYFEIK, encoded by the coding sequence ATGGAGTCTCCAAAAAAATTACAGGATATAAAAGTGGCTGTAGATGCAGTAATTTTCGGGTATTTTGATAAAAAAGATCTGCAGATCCTTCTCATTAAAAGAAATATCGAGCCCTTCAAAGGAGGTTGGGCGCTTCCCGGAGGTCTGGTTTTGGATGATGAAAATCTTGATGATGCCGTAAAACGCGAACTCCACGAAGAAGCGGGAATAAAGCCCGATTTTTTGGAGCAGCTTTACACTTTTGGAAACGTCGGTCGAGATCCCCGAAACCGCGTAGTTTCCATCGCTTATTTAGGACTTGTCAATCCATCCTATCATGAGTTGTTTGCCGATTCTGATGCGGAAGATGCACAATGGTTCAGCGTCAATCAACTTCCAAAACTGGCTTTTGATCATCAATCCATTATTGATATTGCCTTAAAAAGACTTCGTACGAAAATCCAGTATCAGCCGATCGGTTTTAATCTTTTAAATGATGAATTTGCTTTTTCAGATCTTGAAAACCTATACAAAACCATCATCGGTAAAGAAATAGACCGCCGTAATTTCCGCAAAAAGATCATGAGCTACGGATTGCTTAACGAAACCAATAATCTTAAAAAAGAAGGCAGCGGAAGACCCGGTAAACTCTTCACCTTCAATCAGGAAAAATACAGGGAACTCGAAGAGCAGGGATTTTATTTCGAAATCAAATAG
- a CDS encoding NADAR family protein, whose protein sequence is MKYTLNNTIERFHQKENPEFLFFWGHTVKDEITKACFSQWFPFEFEENGIMYKTAEHYMMAGKARLFNDHEVLEQILKAETPNQAKSLGRKVRNFDPQVWDEHKYEIVKQGNRLKFSQNEEFKKFLLSTDGRILVEASPYDKIWGIGMLETNAKAKDPSKWNGENLLGFALMEVRDELRG, encoded by the coding sequence ATGAAATATACATTAAATAATACCATCGAAAGATTTCATCAAAAAGAAAACCCGGAATTTCTTTTCTTTTGGGGACATACCGTGAAAGATGAAATTACAAAAGCCTGCTTCAGTCAGTGGTTTCCTTTTGAGTTTGAAGAAAACGGAATCATGTACAAAACAGCAGAACATTATATGATGGCAGGAAAAGCGAGATTATTTAATGATCATGAAGTTTTAGAGCAAATTTTAAAAGCAGAGACTCCGAATCAGGCAAAAAGTTTAGGCAGAAAAGTCAGAAATTTTGATCCTCAAGTTTGGGACGAGCATAAATATGAAATTGTAAAACAAGGAAATCGATTAAAGTTTTCTCAAAATGAAGAGTTTAAAAAATTCCTGCTTTCAACAGACGGTAGAATTTTAGTAGAGGCAAGTCCGTACGATAAAATCTGGGGAATCGGAATGCTGGAAACCAATGCAAAAGCAAAAGATCCTTCAAAATGGAATGGTGAAAACTTATTAGGATTTGCTTTAATGGAAGTAAGAGACGAATTAAGAGGGTAA
- a CDS encoding prolyl hydroxylase family protein codes for MKKAELHPQIFLIENLLSDQECDHYIEMTKDKVFEEAKINMRGRQVISKGIRNNDRLMIFDNNLAENLFQRAVEFLPQIHDNYEVSGFNEMFRIYKYSPGQQFKMHHDGSYIRNENEKSFYTFLIYLNDDFEGGETEFENLFTVAPKKGSALVFYHPLRHEGKMLIDGQKYVLRTDIMYLKT; via the coding sequence ATGAAAAAAGCAGAACTCCATCCTCAGATATTTTTAATAGAAAATTTACTTTCGGATCAAGAATGCGATCATTATATTGAAATGACGAAGGATAAAGTTTTTGAGGAAGCGAAAATCAATATGAGAGGGCGTCAAGTCATAAGCAAAGGAATCCGAAACAACGACAGATTGATGATTTTTGATAATAATTTAGCCGAAAATCTTTTTCAAAGAGCGGTTGAATTTCTTCCTCAGATTCATGACAATTATGAAGTTTCGGGCTTTAATGAAATGTTCAGGATTTATAAATATTCTCCGGGACAACAGTTTAAAATGCACCACGACGGAAGCTACATCAGAAATGAGAATGAAAAAAGCTTTTACACTTTTTTAATCTATCTGAATGACGATTTTGAAGGTGGAGAAACAGAGTTTGAAAATCTGTTCACTGTAGCTCCGAAGAAGGGCTCTGCATTGGTTTTCTATCATCCTTTGAGACATGAAGGGAAAATGTTGATTGACGGACAAAAGTATGTTTTAAGAACAGATATTATGTATTTAAAGACTTAA
- a CDS encoding SPFH domain-containing protein translates to MFGFTHIKFDSMTYVLHFKNGKIAREGRGLSFFYFAPNSSIVAIPLGSNDLPFIFNENTNDYQTVKIQGQISYKVTDPKALSNTLDFTVDGEGVYKKNDIEKLNQRIINLAQTATSSFIHQLNLKDAIRSAKQIEDHILKGLIDSESIKSMGIEILGANILAVQTTPEMARALETETREKLQQQADEAIYERRNFAVEQERKIKESELNTEIAVEEKQKQIEEKRMETEVQQEENNRILREMKIAADISVENQRKKLIEQKTENDRKEAETQGYILETSLKPYKEIDWKVLTALSGRQDARNNIALAFRELAENAGKIGNLNISPDLLDSILKK, encoded by the coding sequence ATGTTTGGATTTACACACATTAAATTTGATTCTATGACGTACGTTCTTCATTTTAAAAATGGAAAGATCGCCAGAGAAGGAAGAGGTTTATCGTTCTTTTATTTTGCTCCCAATTCGTCTATTGTGGCGATTCCTTTGGGAAGCAACGATCTGCCGTTTATCTTTAATGAGAACACGAACGATTATCAGACCGTGAAAATTCAGGGACAGATCAGCTATAAAGTGACCGATCCGAAAGCTCTTTCCAACACGCTGGATTTTACCGTGGATGGAGAAGGAGTTTACAAAAAGAATGACATTGAAAAGCTGAACCAGAGAATCATCAATCTCGCACAGACAGCGACTTCATCATTCATTCATCAGCTCAATTTAAAAGATGCTATCCGTTCTGCCAAACAGATTGAAGATCATATTCTGAAAGGATTAATCGATTCCGAATCTATTAAAAGCATGGGAATTGAAATCTTGGGAGCCAATATTTTAGCGGTTCAGACCACTCCCGAAATGGCAAGAGCGCTGGAAACGGAAACAAGGGAAAAACTCCAGCAGCAAGCCGATGAAGCGATTTATGAAAGAAGAAATTTTGCAGTGGAACAGGAAAGAAAGATCAAGGAATCTGAACTGAATACGGAAATTGCGGTTGAAGAAAAGCAAAAGCAGATTGAAGAAAAAAGGATGGAAACCGAAGTTCAGCAGGAAGAAAACAACAGAATCCTTCGTGAAATGAAAATTGCCGCCGACATTTCTGTAGAAAACCAGAGAAAAAAACTGATCGAGCAAAAAACGGAAAACGACAGAAAAGAAGCAGAGACTCAAGGTTATATTCTGGAAACTTCCTTAAAGCCTTACAAAGAAATCGACTGGAAAGTCCTCACTGCTTTGAGCGGAAGACAGGATGCGAGAAATAACATCGCTTTAGCGTTTAGAGAATTGGCAGAAAATGCCGGAAAAATCGGAAACCTGAATATTAGTCCGGATTTGTTGGATAGTATTTTGAAAAAGTAA
- a CDS encoding sugar kinase has product MKVEYAIIIKNKTRLESLVERFNTQAQAKFYIESSGGNFQEYVDEHEKFGQSFLEVQTQLSKIIKNKVIEREFVPSYIFSENNMIVVVGQDGLVANVAKYSKHIPMIAVNPDPERYDGVLLPFTAKNFLKGVQAVMNGNFSSKKMKFAEAVLNDGQKLRAVNDLFVGISSHSSARYKIMLNGKQEAHSSSGIIVSTKTGSTGWLSSIFNMAFGILGETALKYPQLNEEDLYFAVREPFKSIRTQTDICSGKLKKGNKLIIESLMPNNGFIFSDGIEQDFLHFNSGATAEIRLSDDEAVLVLN; this is encoded by the coding sequence ATGAAAGTAGAATACGCCATCATCATCAAAAATAAAACCCGTCTTGAATCTCTGGTCGAAAGATTCAACACGCAGGCTCAGGCGAAGTTTTATATTGAAAGTTCCGGAGGAAATTTTCAGGAATATGTGGATGAACACGAAAAATTCGGTCAGTCATTTCTGGAAGTTCAGACTCAACTTTCCAAAATCATTAAAAATAAAGTGATTGAAAGAGAGTTTGTTCCCTCTTATATTTTCTCCGAAAACAATATGATTGTGGTGGTAGGACAGGACGGTTTGGTAGCCAATGTTGCCAAATATTCCAAACACATTCCGATGATTGCGGTAAATCCAGACCCCGAAAGGTATGACGGCGTTTTACTTCCCTTCACAGCAAAAAACTTTTTAAAAGGAGTACAAGCTGTGATGAACGGAAATTTTAGTTCAAAAAAAATGAAGTTTGCCGAAGCCGTGCTGAATGACGGACAAAAATTACGGGCAGTGAATGATTTATTTGTAGGAATTTCTTCCCATTCTTCCGCGAGATACAAAATCATGCTGAACGGAAAACAGGAAGCACATTCTTCCAGCGGAATCATAGTTTCCACAAAAACAGGAAGTACAGGCTGGCTGAGTTCCATTTTCAATATGGCGTTCGGAATTTTAGGCGAAACAGCTTTAAAATATCCGCAGCTGAATGAAGAAGATTTGTATTTTGCAGTAAGAGAACCTTTCAAAAGCATCCGGACGCAGACCGATATCTGCAGCGGAAAATTAAAAAAAGGAAACAAATTAATCATCGAATCACTAATGCCGAATAATGGTTTTATATTTAGCGACGGAATTGAGCAGGATTTTCTACATTTCAACAGTGGAGCAACAGCCGAAATCAGGCTTTCTGACGATGAAGCCGTTTTAGTTTTAAATTAA
- a CDS encoding macro domain-containing protein, with protein MKTILYLKGDATNPQVEGNKIIAHICNDIGGWGKGFVLAISNRWKKPENEYRKWFHEAENFNLGEIQTVQVEEDIWICNMIGQHKIKTNSKGIQPIRYEAVEKCLEKLSDGAKKLNATVHMPRIGCGLAGGKWEEIEPIIERTLLKNNIEVFVYDFE; from the coding sequence ATGAAAACAATACTATATTTAAAAGGCGACGCAACAAACCCTCAAGTTGAAGGAAACAAAATCATTGCACACATCTGCAACGACATCGGAGGTTGGGGAAAAGGTTTTGTCTTAGCCATTTCAAACCGTTGGAAAAAGCCGGAAAACGAATATAGAAAATGGTTTCATGAGGCTGAAAATTTTAATCTCGGAGAAATCCAGACTGTTCAGGTTGAAGAAGATATTTGGATTTGCAACATGATTGGTCAGCATAAAATTAAAACCAATTCAAAAGGAATTCAGCCAATCCGCTATGAAGCCGTTGAAAAATGCCTTGAAAAGCTTTCTGATGGAGCAAAAAAATTAAATGCGACAGTTCATATGCCAAGAATCGGTTGCGGTTTGGCAGGCGGAAAATGGGAAGAAATTGAGCCGATTATTGAAAGAACACTGCTGAAAAACAATATAGAAGTATTCGTTTATGATTTCGAATAA
- a CDS encoding TIGR02452 family protein — MKTTTLYRPVGEKEMLLIIESNYKKFPPRLNWQPIFYPVLNEEYASEIAEKWNTRDEAGNYLGFVTKFEVSEEVVSKYPSQNVGARNHNELWIPSEELEEFNQAIIGKIEVTKVFMGKDFKKAANEQLENLLVNIKKLTMTNKGMAKDTLEILAKKYYINENNEKISIENEMQNCIKETVLYSSEELSEMTKNELPETHFETQFEVWRCSSLKAILQLAAEEDQEKLMCLNFASAKNPGGGFINGAEAQEESLARTSGLHDSLLQGWEYYETHRAMVSCFYTDMMIYSPKVPVFRKDKGELLDQPVFCNFITSPAVNAGVVKRQEPERADEIFGAMDVRTDKMLALALNKGNETLILGAWGCGVFKNDPKEIAELFKKHFLGKYKNKFKRVVFAILSKKEEMIKPFEEIS, encoded by the coding sequence ATGAAAACAACAACTTTATACAGACCCGTCGGAGAAAAAGAAATGCTCTTAATCATCGAAAGCAATTATAAAAAATTCCCTCCAAGATTAAACTGGCAACCCATTTTCTACCCCGTTCTGAATGAAGAATACGCTTCCGAAATCGCCGAAAAATGGAATACGAGAGACGAAGCCGGAAATTATCTCGGTTTTGTTACCAAATTTGAAGTTTCTGAGGAAGTAGTCAGCAAATATCCCTCACAAAACGTAGGAGCCCGAAATCACAACGAACTCTGGATTCCTTCCGAAGAACTCGAAGAATTTAATCAGGCAATTATCGGCAAGATAGAAGTGACGAAAGTTTTCATGGGAAAAGACTTCAAAAAAGCAGCAAATGAACAACTGGAAAATCTATTGGTAAACATTAAAAAACTAACAATGACAAATAAAGGAATGGCGAAAGATACTTTGGAAATCTTAGCTAAAAAATACTATATCAACGAAAACAACGAAAAAATCAGCATAGAAAATGAAATGCAGAACTGTATTAAAGAAACTGTTTTGTATTCCTCGGAAGAACTGTCGGAAATGACAAAAAACGAACTTCCGGAAACCCACTTCGAGACTCAGTTTGAAGTCTGGAGATGCAGTTCCCTGAAAGCCATTTTACAGTTAGCCGCAGAAGAAGATCAGGAGAAGCTCATGTGCCTGAATTTCGCATCAGCAAAAAATCCAGGTGGCGGTTTCATTAACGGAGCCGAAGCGCAGGAAGAAAGTCTGGCGAGAACTTCCGGACTTCACGACAGTCTGCTTCAGGGCTGGGAATATTACGAAACCCACCGTGCGATGGTATCATGCTTTTATACAGATATGATGATTTACAGCCCGAAAGTTCCCGTTTTCAGGAAAGACAAAGGAGAATTGCTGGATCAGCCTGTTTTCTGCAATTTCATAACCTCTCCCGCAGTGAACGCGGGCGTTGTAAAACGTCAGGAACCGGAAAGAGCGGATGAAATCTTCGGAGCAATGGATGTAAGAACCGATAAAATGCTCGCTTTAGCTTTAAATAAAGGAAATGAAACCTTAATTTTAGGAGCTTGGGGATGCGGAGTTTTCAAAAATGATCCGAAAGAAATTGCCGAATTATTCAAAAAGCATTTTCTTGGGAAGTATAAAAATAAATTTAAAAGAGTGGTCTTTGCCATTCTCTCGAAAAAGGAGGAAATGATAAAGCCGTTTGAAGAAATATCATGA
- a CDS encoding DUF4291 domain-containing protein, whose product MDFKLKKYKEQLQDWPEKGYHIMAQYDDKKIIVYQSYRKEIGRFAVKNQYFGGAFSLERMTWIKPNFLWMMFRNGWGTKEGQESVLAIHLKMDAFKNYLKNAVYSSYNEKLGISREEWQNQVKESSVRLQWDPDHDPFGNKLERRAIQIGLRNDFIKSFAKEDILFIEDISDFVKEQHQFVLNDDLDNLVLPEEKPLLFDDEDLNKKLRLK is encoded by the coding sequence ATGGATTTTAAATTAAAAAAATATAAAGAACAGCTACAGGATTGGCCGGAAAAAGGCTATCATATCATGGCTCAGTATGATGATAAGAAAATTATTGTCTACCAGTCGTACCGGAAAGAAATAGGCAGATTTGCCGTTAAAAATCAATATTTTGGAGGAGCATTCAGTTTGGAAAGAATGACCTGGATAAAACCAAACTTCCTTTGGATGATGTTCCGAAACGGTTGGGGAACAAAAGAAGGACAGGAATCTGTTCTCGCCATTCATTTGAAGATGGATGCTTTTAAAAATTATCTGAAAAATGCAGTCTATTCTTCATACAACGAGAAATTAGGAATTTCAAGGGAAGAATGGCAGAATCAGGTGAAAGAATCTTCCGTGAGACTGCAATGGGATCCGGATCACGATCCTTTCGGAAATAAACTGGAAAGAAGAGCCATTCAGATTGGTTTGAGAAATGACTTCATCAAATCTTTTGCAAAAGAAGACATTCTTTTCATTGAAGATATTTCAGATTTTGTTAAAGAACAGCATCAGTTTGTTTTGAATGACGATTTAGACAATTTAGTTCTTCCTGAAGAAAAACCGTTGTTGTTTGATGATGAGGATTTGAATAAGAAATTAAGGTTAAAATAA
- a CDS encoding ADP-ribosylglycohydrolase family protein produces MKDKLLLASKSLTGISIGDAFGESFFGEESMVRTFIHQRIIPESTLDFTDDTIMAIAVFRSFEKFGQINQDFLAEEFTQNYYLDINRGYGPSMHQYFRAVKDGENWKEVSYSKFGGQGSMGNGGAMRASVIGAYFYDDLDQLKTNAELSCEVTHANKEAMEGTKAIALAAAFVIQEKLGLIQLNQQEFIQKIQSELKDSDMKSKLNKVLYLGGNPSIELLVKTLGNGIKMTAQDTVPIVLWMLSRYRNNVEECLWNTVSALGDRDTTCAMAGGISILSCDEASIPDWTKNVEDWKKSKFYEH; encoded by the coding sequence ATGAAAGATAAACTTTTACTCGCTTCAAAATCACTTACGGGGATTTCCATTGGTGATGCTTTTGGCGAAAGTTTCTTTGGTGAAGAAAGTATGGTCAGAACATTCATCCATCAAAGAATCATTCCTGAAAGCACTCTGGATTTTACGGATGATACCATTATGGCAATTGCTGTTTTCAGATCATTTGAAAAATTCGGACAAATCAATCAGGATTTTCTGGCGGAAGAGTTTACCCAAAATTATTATCTTGATATTAATCGAGGTTACGGACCTTCAATGCATCAATATTTCAGAGCTGTAAAGGATGGTGAAAACTGGAAAGAAGTTTCCTATTCAAAATTTGGAGGACAGGGTTCTATGGGAAATGGAGGAGCGATGAGAGCTTCTGTAATCGGAGCTTATTTTTATGATGATCTGGATCAGCTTAAAACAAATGCAGAACTGTCCTGTGAAGTTACCCATGCCAACAAAGAAGCGATGGAAGGCACAAAAGCCATTGCATTAGCTGCAGCTTTTGTCATTCAGGAAAAATTAGGATTGATACAGTTGAATCAGCAGGAATTTATTCAGAAAATTCAGTCTGAATTGAAGGATTCTGATATGAAAAGTAAACTGAACAAAGTCTTATATTTAGGCGGAAATCCAAGCATTGAGTTATTGGTCAAAACATTAGGAAACGGAATAAAAATGACCGCTCAGGACACTGTGCCGATTGTACTCTGGATGCTTTCGAGATACCGGAACAATGTTGAAGAATGTCTTTGGAATACAGTTTCAGCATTAGGCGACAGAGATACAACCTGCGCAATGGCAGGAGGAATAAGTATTTTAAGCTGCGATGAAGCATCAATTCCGGATTGGACAAAGAATGTTGAGGATTGGAAAAAAAGCAAATTTTATGAACATTGA
- a CDS encoding O-acetyl-ADP-ribose deacetylase, with amino-acid sequence MNIELIKGDITKIEADAIVNAANSSLLGGGGVDGAIHRAGGKQILDECIEIRNRQGKCKTGEAVVTTGGNLPAKYVIHIVGPVWNGDEEKGSKLLANCYHNSLKLAESLKVKTIAFPNISTGIYRFPKELAAKIAIDEVKNFTSEIIEKVIFVCFDDENEEIYRTLLKE; translated from the coding sequence ATGAACATTGAATTAATAAAAGGAGACATCACCAAAATAGAAGCAGACGCTATCGTTAACGCAGCCAACTCTTCCTTATTGGGCGGTGGCGGAGTAGACGGAGCCATTCATCGGGCAGGAGGAAAACAAATTCTTGATGAGTGTATAGAAATCCGAAACCGACAAGGCAAATGCAAAACAGGAGAAGCAGTCGTTACAACCGGTGGAAATCTCCCTGCGAAATACGTCATTCATATCGTTGGTCCGGTCTGGAATGGAGATGAAGAAAAAGGTTCGAAATTATTGGCAAATTGTTACCATAATTCATTGAAATTAGCAGAAAGTCTAAAGGTGAAAACCATTGCTTTTCCCAACATCAGCACAGGAATTTATCGGTTCCCAAAAGAATTGGCGGCAAAAATTGCCATAGATGAGGTGAAAAACTTTACATCGGAGATTATTGAAAAAGTTATTTTCGTATGCTTTGATGATGAAAATGAGGAAATTTACAGAACATTGTTAAAAGAATAA
- a CDS encoding SIR2 family NAD-dependent protein deacylase → MKKLTILTGAGISAESGIKTFRDGDGLWENHSITDVASPEGWRKDRALVLEFYNQRRRQLHEVEPNDAHRLLAELEKHFEVQIITQNIDDLHERAGSTNILHLHGELFKSCSCSDKNLIYEQKDDINIGDKAEDGAQLRPFIVWFGEDVPLMKDATKMAKEADIFLVIGTSLQVYPAAGLIHDIKDDCLLIVINPNETGFGYGQRAVVMKETATQGMKLLFDKLVNLA, encoded by the coding sequence ATGAAAAAACTAACCATATTAACCGGCGCCGGAATCAGTGCCGAAAGCGGAATAAAAACTTTCAGAGACGGAGATGGTCTTTGGGAAAATCATAGCATCACAGATGTGGCAAGTCCGGAAGGATGGCGAAAAGACAGAGCTTTGGTTCTTGAATTTTACAACCAAAGACGAAGACAGCTTCACGAAGTAGAGCCGAATGATGCACACCGATTATTGGCAGAATTAGAAAAACATTTTGAAGTTCAGATCATTACCCAGAATATTGATGATCTGCATGAAAGAGCAGGCTCAACCAATATTTTACATTTACACGGCGAATTATTCAAATCCTGTTCGTGCAGCGATAAAAACCTGATTTACGAGCAGAAAGATGACATCAACATCGGCGATAAAGCAGAAGACGGAGCGCAGTTAAGACCATTTATTGTCTGGTTCGGAGAAGATGTTCCCCTGATGAAAGATGCTACGAAAATGGCAAAAGAAGCCGATATATTTTTGGTAATCGGAACTTCTTTACAGGTATATCCTGCAGCGGGGTTAATTCATGATATCAAGGATGATTGTCTTTTAATCGTGATCAATCCCAACGAAACAGGTTTCGGATACGGACAGAGAGCCGTTGTGATGAAAGAAACCGCAACGCAGGGAATGAAACTGCTTTTTGACAAACTGGTAAATCTTGCATAA